A region from the Schistocerca serialis cubense isolate TAMUIC-IGC-003099 chromosome 1, iqSchSeri2.2, whole genome shotgun sequence genome encodes:
- the LOC126417038 gene encoding dipeptidyl peptidase 1-like → MLGYLRTSLVVTAVLLASATADTPANCLYSDVQGSWTFHEGERNLDNSATCDSFEPVQTVTVELSYPNVATDQYGNVGTWTLIYNQGFEVTVNGRSYFAFSYYISDNGTVTSICDRTFNGWSHDVTLRHWSCYYGVKNSPVARKVHEDPFTAKKQLMEQEVSFVQQTRLVNEINSAQKLWKAKVYEEYLGLTNEELINMAGGKSTWLAQWPEPAPVTAEQRQRASYLPKQWDWRDVDGVNYVSPVRDQLQCGSCFAFAAAGMLEARIRIKTNNTQQRVFSTQDVVSCSPLDQGCSGGFAYLVAGRYGKDYGLVEEECNPYVGNDTECSTVRECDRHYTSEYGYLGGYYGGSNEVLMQEALVQNGPLAVGFMVYDDFRAYESGVYKHVESTTRSSFNPLVPVSHAVLLVGYGVDEASGEKYWTIKNSWGGEWGDAGYFKILRGTNECGIESLAFEATPIPA, encoded by the exons ATGTTAGGGTACCTGAGAACTTCGCTGGTAGTGACAGCTGTGCTGTTGGCGAGCGCCACGGCTGACACACCTGCCAACTGTCTATACAGCGACGTGCAGGGTAGCTGGACGTTCCACGAAGGTGAAAGAAACCTCGACAACAGCGCCACTTGCGACTCGTTCG AACCTGTGCAGACTGTGACAGTGGAGCTGTCGTACCCTAACGTGGCCACGGACCAGTACGGCAACGTGGGCACCTGGACGTTGATATACAACCAGGGCTTTGAAGTGACCGTCAACGGCAGGAGCTACTTCGCATTCTCCTACTACATATCG GACAACGGCACCGTGACCAGCATTTGCGACCGCACGTTCAACGGCTGGTCGCATGACGTCACGCTGAGACACTGGTCCTGCTACTACGGCGTCAAGAACTCGCCGGTGGCCAGAAAGGTCCACGAGGATCCTTTCACCGCAAAGAAGCAGCTG ATGGAGCAGGAAGTCAGCTTCGTACAGCAGACGCGTCTGGTAAATGAGATAAACAGTGCACAGAAGCTGTGGAAAGCGAAAGTCTACGAGGAATACCTGGGACTGACCAATGAGGAGCTCATTAACATGGCTGGCGGCAAGAG CACGTGGCTGGCCCAGTGGCCGGAGCCTGCCCCAGTGACGGCGGAGCAGCGGCAGCGCGCCTCCTACCTGCCCAAGCAGTGGGACTGGAGGGACGTCGACGGCGTCAACTACGTGTCGCCCGTCAG GGACCAGCTGCAGTGTGGTAGCTGCTTCGCGTTCGCCGCGGCCGGCATGCTGGAGGCGCGCATCCGCATCAAGACCAACAACACGCAGCAGCGCGTCTTCTCGACGCAGGACGTGGTCAGCTGCAGCCCGCTCGACCAGGGCTGCTCCGGAGGGTTCGCTTACCTCGTGGCCGGCAGATACGGAAAG GACTACGGACTGGTGGAGGAGGAGTGCAACCCGTATGTGGGCAACGACACCGAGTGCTCCACGGTGAGGGAGTGCGACCGACACTACACGTCCGAGTACGGATACCTTGGAG GCTACTACGGCGGCAGCAACGAAGTGCTGATGCAGGAGGCTCTGGTGCAGAACGGCCCACTCGCTGTCGGCTTCATGGTGTACGACGACTTCCGCGCCTACGAGAGTGGCGTCTATAAGCACGTCGAATCCACCACCCGCTCGAGCTTCAACCCTCTTGTG CCTGTGAGCCACGCGGTGCTGCTGGTGGGATACGGAGTGGACGAGGCTTCGGGTGAGAAGTACTGGACCATCAAAAACAGCTGGGGCGGCGAATGGGGAGACGCCGGCTACTTCAAGATCCTGAGGGGGACCAACGAGTGCGGCATCGAGAGTCTCGCCTTCGAGGCCACCCCCATCCCGGCCTGA